The Lichenihabitans psoromatis genomic interval TGGAGGATGGATCGATGGGAAGACGACCGAAGCCTGAAGAGATCGTGAGCAAGCTGCGTCAGGTCGACGTGTTGGTCTCACAGGGGAAGACCGTTGCGGACTCGGTTCGCTCGATCGGGGTGACCGAGGTCACCTACTACCGGTGGCGGAAGGAGTTCGGCGGCTTGAAGCTTGACCAGGTCAAGCGCCTGAAGGAGCTGGAGACGGAGAACATGCGGCTTCGCAAGGCGATCGCCGACCTCACGCTCGACAAGCTGATTCTGAAGGAGGCGGCCTCGGGAAACTTCTGAGCCCCGCGCGCCGGCGCGTCTGCATCGAGCATGTGCGACAGCATTTGCCTGTCTCCGAGCGCCGCGTCTGTGCGGCGCTCGGTCAGCACCGCTCGACGCAGCGCAAGGCGCCGCGGGGCTTTGACGACGAAGAGGCGTTGACGGGCGACATCATCGAGCTGGCGCGGCAGTACGGCCGCTACGGCTATCGCAAGATCGCGGCGTTGCTGCGCGATGCCGGGTGGCTGGTAAACGACAAGCGGGTCGAGCGCATCTGGCGATGCGAAGGGCTGAAGGTGCCGGCCAAGCAGCCGAAGAAGGGACGTCTCTGGCTCAACGACGGCTCCTGCATTCGCCTCCGGCCCGAGCACCGCGATCACGTCTGGTCGTACGACTTTGTCGAGGATCGCACGCATGACGGCCGCAAGTTCAGGACCCTCAATGTCGTCGACGAGTTCACCCGGGAGTGCCTGGCCATCCGGGTCGCGCGCAAGCTCAACTCGACCGACGTCATTGACGTTCTGTCCGACCTGTTCATCCTGCGCGGCGTGCCTGGTCACATCCGTTCGGACAACGGCCCCGAGTTCATCGCCCAGGCTGTGCAAGACTGGATCACGGCGGTTGGAGCAAAGACCGCCTATATTGCCCCAGGCAGCCCGTGGGAGAACGGCTACGTCGAGTCGTTCAACGCTCGCTTCCGAGACGAGCTGCTCGACGGAGAGATCTTCTACTCGCTCAAGGAAGCTCAGGTCATCATCGAAAGCTGGAGAAGGCATTACAATACTGTGCGCCCGCACGGATCAATCGGCTACAAGCCCCCGGCGCCGGAGGTCTTCGTGCCCGCCTTCGCCGCATGGCCGGCTGCGAAACCCCGACCATCTCCGCCGGCCATGCTCAGGGTGGCGCCCAGGCCGACCATGAACTAACAATCAACCCGGACCACCCGATGGGGGCCGATCAGTGGCACGAAGGTTCCCGGTCGATAGAGACGTATGAACGCCAATTGCAAGTCTGCCGCTTTCACCTCGCGAGCTAGTTCGAAGGCGCACTCTAATTGTCTCTACTTCTTCAACGATGCGCCGGGCGACTTCGATAAATTCCACGCCCTCAACAGTCGGATGAGTGCCTCCATTGGTGCGCTCAAAAAGCACGGCACCGAGTTCATTTTCAAGGCTGCGAAGGCACCGGCTGAGCGTAGATTGCCTTACATTTAACGCCTCCGCGGCCCTACGAAGACTCTTATAGTGGGACGCCGTCACCGCCCATCGAAAGTCTCGAAGTTCTAGGGTCAAGTCGGACCACTCGATCTGCGCTGATTGCTCACCGGAAGCAGACGCGCCAACTTCCCACTCAGTCCGCCACGGGACGACGGCAGCTTCCTGTGAAGATTGCTTAGCTCAATCCAAAACCTTTCGCCCGATGCCATCGCCATCATGCTGCGGCAACCCAGCCACGAAACGTAAAGCCGGCGTAGAACAGTGCAACTTCAGAAAACCCTGCCTCGCGGAGGGTCGCTTCGTCTTCACTGACGGACAAAATGGGTAGGCGCGATGCCATCGCGGAAGCCGACACAGATGCCGCTGCAAAATCGACGCGGGATTCGCCGGCAAACGCTATGGACATCGACAACCAGCGGCGAAGCTTGCCACCTTCCGGGCAACTGTGGTGCGCCACGACGAGTGGTGCACCCGGCTTCAGACGTCGGCGGATTTCCCGCAGCGCGCACAGCCGTTCGTCTCGCCCGAGAAAGTGCAGCGTGAGCAGACAGGTTGCGCCATCGTATGGTCCCGGCGGTGCGGTGTCGATATAGCCGTGATGCAGTTCCACACGCTGTTGCAGAGGCCCGAGGACGCGGCGTCCTAAATTGAGCATCTCGAGCGAGGGATCGACGCCCACGAAGCGCCATCCCTGCTGCGCCTCGGCAAGCGCTTTGAGTTCTAGGCCGCCGCCTGCGCCGACCACCAGAATATTCGCCGCCTCCGACGCGTGCTCCGCGAGCAGAAGCATCGTCATCCGGTGGAGATCTGCAAAGCCCGGTACTTTCCGCGGTGTGGCTTCCGCATAGCCGGCGACCGCGGCCGGATCAGTGAAGGGCTGCATCACGTCCATGGCTCAACCGAACACTAGCGCGCGGTGAGCGGACGTACCCGCCGTCACACCGTCGGCGACGGCCCAACTGATGCTGTGTGGCGCCCGAGCGATGTCCCCTGCGGCATAAAGACCGGGAATGCATGTCATCTTGTCGGCATCAGTGCGGATCAAAGGGCCAAGCGGACCATCTTCGATCTCGACGCCAAGCTGGTGGGCGAGCGGGCTCGCCAGGCGCGACTGAGGCGAAATGTAAAGCGCATCGATCGCGCTTCTACGGCCATCGTCCAACTCGATGGCGGAGAGCGCGAGACCGTCGCCGACTAGTCGTCTTACGCGGGACGGCTCGACCTTCACGCCACGGGCAGCGAGCTTCAGCGCGTCGGCTTCATCGAGCACGGCACCATCGAGATACAGTGTTGTGGGCCCCCATTCGGCGACCAAGTACGCTTGGTGGACGGACATGAGCGCGTGGTAAAGTACACCGAGCTCGCGGTCGCTGAACTCGATTCCATGACAATAGGGGCAGTGGAGCACCGTCTTGCCCCAGCGTTCTTGAAGGCCGGCGATGTTCGGCAGTTCGTCGCGGAGTCCGAAGGCGAGAATGAGCTTTGAGCTCTCAATCGATTCGCCGCTTGCCATAAGAACTGAGAACCTGTCGTCGTGGACTTGCGCCTCGCTAGCCTCTGCACCCAACATCTGAACGGTCGTATAGGCCAGAAGCTGCTCGCGGGCCGCTGCCAGGATCTGGTGCGGGTCCTCCCCGTCCTGCCCCAAAAAGCCGTGGGAAGCAGAAGCGAAACGATTCCGCGGCCGGCCGGTGTCAATGACGCATACCTTCCGGCGAGCCCGCGCGAGATAGGTCGCAGCAGCCAGTCCGGCGAAGCCGCCACCGACGACGATGGCGTCATGCTTCATGTGCCGTCTCCTTGGCGACGTTGCCGCCTCGTTTTGCGAGGCGGGCATGGGCGTCGGCGCTCAGTTGCGCCAGCGTGACTTCGCCGAAGCGGGTCAGCAGAAGCGCCTCGGCATCATCGAACGCCTGCCCGAGCGCAGCATTGACAGCCTGCTCGACGATGCAACCGGGCGCTTCGGTCCGATTACTCATTGCCAGGATCTCCGGCTCTCCCAGCCCCTCGTAGATGTCGCGCAGTGTGACCTGCTCTAAGTCGCAAGCCATGGTCCAGCCGCCGCCGTGCCCTTTCTCGGAACGAACAAAACCCTTCTCGCGCAGGCCTGCCATGATCCGGCGGAGCACGACCGGATTGGTATCCATTGCACGCGCGAGAGATTCCGAGGTTTGCGGCTCGGGCCGCTCCGCCATGTGCAGCAGGACGTGCAGCACGCCCGACAATCGACTATCCCGTCTCATGATCTGATCCTGATCCCCGTCTGCGCCATCAAGCCGAGCGCGATTGCATGTTGTTCGGGGGGGTAATCGGGCGGCGGTACACTGGGTCGCAGCGAGAAGCGCGCATACCAATCGGAGAGCCGAGGACAATCGGAAGGGATCGGCACACCGTAGAAGCCGAGGGTGAAATGCAGGGACGCCATCGCCACGCAATCGGCGGTCGTCACGGTATTTCCGGCGATGAACTCCGCGTCGCCGATCATCCGCTCGGCAAGCCTCAGCCTCTGGAAGTAGCGTTCGGCGCCGATCTCGGCCGCCTCCTGGCTTTCGCGATCGGCACCACGGTTGAGACGGCTCCCGTGCCGTGCCCAGATGCCGAAGAACGTGAGCGCTTCGTCAAGGACGGTGGTGACTTCGCGCGTGCGAGCTCGGTCCTTGGGCGTCTTGCCGCGCATATTTGGGCCGCCGCGCGTGTCCTCGAGATATTCAAGGATCGCCAACGACTGTCCGACGACTGTCCCGTCGTCGTCGACGATGATCGGAAGCGATCCGTTTGGCGAGAGGCCTTTGATGACTGATGGCGGCCAGTTCGTCCTGCCGCGTGGTGGCTCCAGACGGACCAGTTCGACATCGCTGAGGCCTTTCTCCGCGAGGTAGATGGTCACCCGCTGCGGATAGGGGCCGAAGGCAAAGTTGTAGAGTTTCGGCACATCAATCCTCAGTTACTGCGCTTGTGCGCGCGACCAGATTCCCACCTGTCGCGCGGACAAGCGCGTCCGAGGCCTTAGGATGGGATCGCTTGGCGCGCGGGGGGAAATTCACCCTTTCACACAATCTGCCGCCTCGTATCATGCAACATCATATGTTGCATGACATGTTAAAAGTCAATGCTCCGGGGCGTGAGCCGGTCAATTTTTCAGCGGACATCTAGCGACGGATGAAGGAACCGCAGTGAGGATGCTGCTCGGAATCTTGAGTGAGATAACTGTGGCGAAGTGTTCGCCGCGGTGGAATAGAGTCGCGATGGGAGAGATGGCGCACCCGACAGGATTCGAACCTGTGCCTACGGCTTCGGAGGGTGGCGCTCTATCCAGCTGAGCTACGGGCGCATCGCCTGTCCGGCCCTCGCGCCGACAGCTTCGTGGAACTCTGCGGGAACTCGGCAAAACCAGCCAACACCAGCATCAGGCGAGCCACATGCCCGGTTACAGGTCCGCGCGGTCGGCGATGCGCGATTAGACGAAGAGTCTCGAACGCGATCCACAGCTTGAACCCATATTCGAAAGCCGCAAGCAAGACCTCGGCATCGAGATCGCCTCGAGCAGCAGTCTAGTTCCAGAACTCGCCTTCAGCCAAGCCATCGCCCTCAGCATAGTCCGGGTCTCGGACTGTAGACCCGCCTATTTTTAGCCTCCTCCACGCCAGACAACTACGATCACTAAATATCTATTGCACAACGACAAATCGTCGCTCTGTCTAGTCTCCGCAATGTCAAGAGCATCCAGCAGGAGGCAGCACGACCATGCTCGTACCAGACCGTATCGTCCGACTAAAAACCGTCCTCGCCCGCACCGGCCTCAGCCGCTCCACCATCTACCGCAAGATCGCTGAGGGCACGTTCCCAGCCCAGCTAAGAATCAGCATGAACGGCGCCGGTTGGCACGAATCCGATATCGATTGTTGGGTCGCCAATCCCACCGGCTGGCGGCCACCAGAGGTGATGACGGAGATGATGCGCGCGAGGAGCGCGTAGTTCAGAGATCGTCGTCAAGCCCGTCGTCATGAACCTCGGCTGCGCGCTGCTTCGCGTCGGCGATCAGCTCCTTAGCAGACTCGCCCTTCACCCAGGCATCAAGCATGTCGGCCCAACACTGAAGCATGATTTTCCGTTCGGCCAGGTAGCGGTTCACGTTGTAGACAGCCGCGATCCGGTTCCGAGGCGAGTGAGCCATGCTCATCTCGATCCAGCGATCATCGAACTTGGCGCGGTTCAGGCCTGTCGAAAACGTGCGGCGCAGGTCGTGAACGCCGAGGCTTTGAAAGTCCGGGTCGTCCTCGCGGATACGCTCCACAGCCGTATCGATCACCCGATTGAGCGTGGCGTTGCTTATTGGCGTATCGCCGTCGTACCGGCCAGGATGGAGGTATCGGCTGACGCCGAACATGGTGCGAAAGGCCGTCAGAATGTCGAGCGCTTGATCGCTGAGCGGGACGAAATGCGCCTTGCCAGCCTTCATACGCTCGGCCGGGATCGTCCAGCGCGCGGCGGCGAAGTCGATTTCCTTCCAAGTGGCGTCGATGAACTCCGATTTGCGAACGCCGGTCAGCAGGACAAACTTCACCGCTGAGCGTAGCGTAGGCGCCGCCGCCACGTGATCCAACGCCGTCAGGAACGCGCGAACTTCGGATGGCGACAGGGCGCGCTCGCGCGGCTCGAACGTCGCGATGGCACTGGTGCGGATCGACTCGGCTGGATTGCTGACATCCAGCCCGCATCCCTGCGCGTGGCGGAAGACCAGCAACACGACCTCGCGGACATGCACGGCCACGGCCGGCCCGCGTTTCTCCTTGACCTCATCGCACAGACGTTTGATCCGCTGCGGCGTCACCTCCGCCAGCTTGAGCTTCGACAAGTCACCTGCGATGGCGCGCTCATAGACGGAGCGGCGCATCGCCAGCGTGCTGTCGGCCAGTCTTTCTGCCCCCGACTTAGGATCGGCCTTGTGCTTGAAATACGCTTCCGCCCAACCGCCAAAGGTGACCGCCTCGGCTGACGCGGTGCGCTTCTCCACCTTAGCTTTCGACGGCGACTCGCCTCGCTCGACCTGTCGCCTGGCGCGCGCCAGCAGCGTCCTCGCCTCCGCAAGCGAAACATCCATCCCGTATTCCAGTGCCTCGGGCGCTCGTGTCAGCGTGCGAGCCGCCTCGGCGCTATACCGGCCGATGGTCAAGACCTCCTGTCGCCCGTTCACCCGGTACTGATATCGGAACGAAATGACCCCGGTCGGCGTGACGGCCGCGTGCATCCCATCGCGGTCCGTCACCTTGTAGAGCTTGGCCCTCGGTTTGAGATTTTTCAGTTCTTTATCAGTAAGATCGCCCATAAACCTGCATCCGGTCAGGGGGCGAACGGATACCAACAAAGGGGGTGTTGGTAGCGAAGGCCCGTTTCTTGACCATCCTGCGCCATACCAACGTCGCTACCAACAAAGTCGCCGGGTTGGGGTGACATGCAGTGATACGGGGTGGGATAAATAATCCTTGTTAGTCAAAGAGATCGCGCGATTTTTGGCACGGCGCAGGACGGTCTGACACGACCTTAGATCACTCCCACTCGATTGTGCCAGGAGGCTTGCTGGTCACGTCGTAGACGACGCGGTTGATGCCGCGGACCTCGTTGATGATGCGGGTCGCGACGCGGCCGAGGACGTTCATGTCAAACTTGAAGAAATCCGCCGTCATGCCGTCGACGGAGGTCACGGCCCGCAGGGCGCAGACTTGGTCGTAGGTGCGCCCATCGCCCATCACACCGACGGTGCGGACCGGGAGCAACACCGCAAAGGCCTGCCAGATCGTGTCGTAAAGCCCCGCTTTGCGGATCTCGTCCAAATAAATCGCGTCCGCCTGACGCAGGATATCCAGCTTGTCGCGGGTCACCTCGCCTGGGCAGCGAATCGCCAGCCCCGGTCCTGGGAACGGATGCCGGCCGACGAACGCCTCCGGCAAACCGAGCTCGCGGCCCAACGCCCGCACTTCGTCCTTGAACAATTCGCGTAAGGGCTCGACCAGCGCCATGTTCATACGCTCGGGCAGACCGCCAACGTTATGGTGCGACTTGATCGTCACGGACGGACCGCCCGAGAAGGACACGCTCTCGATCACGTCCGGGTATAACGTGCCTTGTGCCAGAAACTTGGCGCCGCCGACCTTGCCGGCCTCCTCGTCGAACACCTCGATGAAGAGCCGGCCAATCGTCTTTCGTTTCGTCTCCGGATCGGAGACACCCTCCAACGCATCGAGAAACAGCGTCTCGGCATTCACATGCACCAACGGAATATTATAATGGTCTCGGAAGAGGCCGACGACCTGATCGGCTTCCCCGGCCCGCATCAGACCGTGATCGACAAACACGCAGGTGAGTTGATCGCCGATCGCCTCGTGGATCAACACGGCCGCAACGGCCGAATCGACGCCGCCGGACAGGCCACAAATCACCTTGGACGAGCCCACCTGCCGCTGGATCTTTTCGATCATCTCGCGCCGATAAGCCGCCATCGTCCAATCCGACCGAAGGCCAACGATCTTGTGGACGAAGTTCTGCAACAGCTTGGCGCCATCGGGCGTATGCACCACCTCCGGATGGAACATGGTGGTGTAGAAACGCCGCTCTTCATTGACCGCGATCGCGAAAGGGGCGTTGTCGGACGTCCCGACGACGGTGAAACCGGGGGGAAGCCGCGTTACCCGGTCGCCATGGCTCATCCACACCGGATATCGGCCGCCGACGTCCCACACTCCCTCGAACAAAGGACTCGCGGCGCGGATCTCGACATCGGCGCGTCCAAATTCGCGGGCATGGCCGCCCTCAACGGCGCCGCCCTGCTGCAACGCAAGCGTCTGCTGGCCGTAGCAAATTGCTAAAATCGGCACCCCGGCCTCGAAGACCGCCGCCGGCGCGCGAGGACTGCCGGCATCAACGACCGAGGCGGGACCGCCCGAGAAAATCACACCTTTGGGATGGAGGCGCTGAAACGCCTCGTCGGCTTTCTGAAACGGTGCGATCTCGCAATAAACGCCGGCTTCACGCACGCGCCGCGCGATCAATTGGGTCACCTGCGAGCCAAAATCGATGATCAGGATCGCGTCATGCTGGCCCGGCGCTCCGCCGTCCCGCCCCTGCGTGGCGTCGTCGGAGCCGGAACGGATTGCTGCGGGGGCCACCATCGTGTCGCGTCCTCATAGATCGGCGCGCTGTAGCGGCCTCTCGGGCCGCGACGCAAAATGCCGGGATCGTTTCATCGTGCCGGGCAGGCCCGACCGCGAGCCTCGATCCTCTAGCGGGTTTAGCCCCGCGCGCAAAGCGGCGTTGGATCACACCCTCCGCAGCGAACGCCCGCAGGAGGGTAAACGGATTTATACCCGGATCCGACCCATGGATTTAGCGAGGCGACAAGTTACGACCCTTACATCAGCGGCTCAGGAGACCCAGAATGAGTGCTTGGCTGATGAAGCCCGATCAAATACCTGCCCGTTTCGGGCTCGGCATCGAGCCCGATCCTCCACCCTCGGAGGCTCGGTCCTGGCTGCCTCGCGCAGCGGTTCGACGGATGATCGACTGGACGCGGCGGCGTTTCCATCGTCAGAGCAGATATTCCGAAACAAGCATCGCATCCTGGTAGCCGAGGCGGGAGGATGAGATGCGACGCGGATGGCTTGACCGAGGCGCGTTCGGCCGCGATTGAAGAGCATGCGTCGTCCCCGTCAGCAGATCGCTATCACGCCCGACATCATTCTCCGGGCTTATTCGATCGGCCTATTTCCCATGGCCGAAACTGCCGAGGATGAGGCTCTGTTCTGGGTCGACCCAGAGGATCGCGGTGTGTTCGATCTCACGGCGATCGCGGTCTCGAAGAGTCTCGCCAAGACCATCCGCTCTGATCGGTTCGAGGTCGTGGCCGACCGCGATTTCGACAGCGTGATCGCGGGATGTTCGGCCCCTGCCCCGGGCCGAGACAACACCTGGATCAATGCGCGGATCCGATCGCTCTTCGGGGATCTGTTCGCGATGGGGCACGTCCACACGATCGAGGCTTACGAAAACGACACGCTGGTCGGCGGCCTCTATGGCCTTCACATCGGGGCGGCCTTCTTCGGCGAGAGCATGTTCCACCGCGCGACCGACGCCTCCAAGGTCTGCCTCGTCCATCTGGCGGCCCGGCTGATCGACGGCGGCTTCACCCTTCTGGATACGCAATTCATCACGCCGCATCTGGCGAGCCTCGGTGCCATGGAGATCCCGAAAGCGGTCTATCGCGCGAGGCTCGCCGACGCGATCGAGCGCAAGGCGACATTCCACCCCTTTGGCCAAAGCGCCGGGATCGATGGAACGACCGCGCTTGCAATCGTGCGAAACGCGAAAGCTTAAGCCCGGGCTGGTTTAGGCTTATTTCCGGCCTGCGGGATCGTGGCCAACGACCGGCTCTGCCGTATAATCTGTCGCCGGGAAGAAGCTCTGCACGGGCTGGCGACGCGCCTCGGGATTTTCCTCCGGGCGCGGGCTTTGTCGGACGACACGTTTCGGCTTCGGCGGCGGTGTGTTGGGGGCCGGCGGCTTAGTGGCATTATCGGGCGGCGGCGCCTCCGTCGCCGGTGCGCCGGCATCGGCCGTCGCGGCAGGCGTGTCGACGATGATATCGGTGCCGCCTTTGCAGCCCGTCAGCCAGATATCGTAGATCGGATGTTCGATGCCATGCAGGCCGGGGCTCGCCGCATACATCCAGCCCGAGAAGATGCGCTTATAGTCCTTGTCGGACGTGACTTCATCGACTTCGACGAACGTATCGGTCTGCGGCGCCTCTGTCGGCGGCCGCGTGTAGCAGACGCGGGCGGTCACCTGCAGCGATCCGAACTGAACCGTCTCGTCGATCGCGACCTCGAACGATATGATTCGTCCAGTGATCTTGTCGAGACCGGAGAACACCGCCGTCGGGTTCTTAATCTTGTCGGCCGAGGCAATGCCGGGCAGAAGGGTCGCGCCGAGGAGCGCCGCAACAGCCACGGCGACGTGCCGACGGATTTGCGGCATCGAGAAACGATTGATCTTGAAGGGCACCGGCAGCTTTCGCTCTGGAGACAGGACGATGTTGAATCCGACGTCACTGCCTTTGGTGGGCCGATGTGTCAAAGTTTGGGCTAAGGCCCGGTCTTAGTTCGGAGTCCAAGCGCCATAGTCGCCGCCAACAGTCGGCCGGGTACCTTCGTTCGAAATCGATCCCGGCGGCCGATAGGCCAATGGCGTGCCAGTCATGTTGGGCAGATGGGGCTTTTGCCACTCGCGCGGAACGTAAGTCTCGTCCGTCGGCGGCGTATCGACGGTGTGGTGCAGCCAGCCGTACCAACCGGGCGGCGTCATCGACCCATCGATCTGGCCGGCGTAGATCACCCAACGACGCTCGAACTTCAGGCTCGGGTCGATCCCCGGCTTGCGATAATAGATGTTGCCGAATTCGTCGGTGCCGACGCGTTCGCCGAAGCGCCAGGTGTAAAAGCGCGTGCCGTAGGTCTGGCCGCTCCACCAGGTCAGCGCCTGCAACAGGTTGGTCTTGAACGTCATGGCAGCACCGTTCACTCGTGGTCGTGGCTTCGGCTGTCTTATGTCGCGTGCGAGCCGCGACGTAAAGGGCGGCCACCCAAGCCGTTCCCTTTTGACGCGCTGAGGGCTGCGGCATTTGAGAGACAGGATCGTCATCGCGGTCGCAAATGCCGGAAAATACACCATATCTTGCTTGAGAGACTCGATCGGATAATGGATTTCGCCTCTTGATCGCGAGAGTCAAGACATGACCGCCTAAGGGTCCAGGCCGTCCACATGATAGATCAATGGACTCGTCAAGAAGCCAAGACGTATCATTCAAGCCTGTTGTCGAGCGCGAGGCGTTGAGCTCGCGGTTGGCGTGTCGAGTTCCAGTCGAGCGTGACGAGCGGATGTTGGGCGCCAAGGCGGCCGGCAGGCTTTGTCGTCGAATAAGAAATTGCGGTTGAGTCTCGAAGGATGCTTTCCTTTTTGGAGCTCGATCGATTCCGAAGGTATCAAGCGATGCATATCGAACGGCTTTTCACCACGACCGCAGGCGCTCCCTACGACTCGATCGCATTTCGGAAAACCCGGAGCGAAATCCGCAACCCGGATGGATCGATCGTGTTCGCACTGGACGACATCGACGTGCCGGCGGCGTTCAGCCAGGTCGCAGCCGACGTTCTGGCCCAGAAGTATTTCCGCAAGGCTGGCGTTCCGGCTCGGCTGAAGCGTGTGGAAGAGAATGACGTTCCCTCTTTCCTATGGCGGTCAGTGCCCGATTCCGAGGCGCTTGCGACGTTGCCGGAAGCGGACCGATTCGTTTCTGAACATTCGGCCAAGCAGGTGTTCGATCGTCTTGCTGGAACCTGGACCTATTGGGGCTGGAAGGGCGGCTACTTCGCCTCCGAGGTGGATGCGCAGGCCTTCCATGACGAACTCCGCTACATGCTGGCGCGCCAGATGGTGGCGCCGAATTCGCCGCAATGGTTCAACACCGGCTTGCATTGGGCCTATGGCATCGATGGCCCCGGCCAGGGCCATTATTACGTCGACTACAAGACCGGCGAGCTGACGGCCTCCTCTTCGGCTTACGAGCACCCGCAGCCGCATGCCTGCTTCATCCAATCGGTGGCCGATGATCTCGTCAACGAAGGCGGCATCATGGACCTCTGGGTCCGCGAGGCACGGCTCTTCAAATATGGATCCGGCACGGGCAGCAATTTCTCGCACCTGCGTGGCGAAAGCGAGAAGCTGAGCGGCGGCGGACGATCGTCCGGATTGATGAGCTTCCTCAAGATCGGCGATCGCGCCGCTGGCGCCATCAAGTCGGGCGGCACGACGCGCCGCGCCGCCAAGATGGTGGTGGTCGATGCCGACCATCCCGACATCGAGGCCTATATCGATTGGAAGGTGAAGGAGGAGTTGAAGGTCGCGGCGCTCGTGACCGGCTCCAAACTGAACAAGCGGCACCTCAAAGCCATTCTGCGCGCCTGCCTGAATTGCGAGGGTCATGGCGACGATTGCTTTAACCCGGAAAAAAACCCGGCGCTGAAGCGTGAGATCAAACTGGCGCGCAAGAGCGCGGTTCCGGACGGCATGATCAAGCGCGTCATGCAGCTTGGCCGCCAGGGCCACACCACCGTCGATATTCCGGAATTCGACA includes:
- a CDS encoding DUF2155 domain-containing protein; this encodes MPQIRRHVAVAVAALLGATLLPGIASADKIKNPTAVFSGLDKITGRIISFEVAIDETVQFGSLQVTARVCYTRPPTEAPQTDTFVEVDEVTSDKDYKRIFSGWMYAASPGLHGIEHPIYDIWLTGCKGGTDIIVDTPAATADAGAPATEAPPPDNATKPPAPNTPPPKPKRVVRQSPRPEENPEARRQPVQSFFPATDYTAEPVVGHDPAGRK
- a CDS encoding NADH:ubiquinone oxidoreductase subunit NDUFA12, with product MTFKTNLLQALTWWSGQTYGTRFYTWRFGERVGTDEFGNIYYRKPGIDPSLKFERRWVIYAGQIDGSMTPPGWYGWLHHTVDTPPTDETYVPREWQKPHLPNMTGTPLAYRPPGSISNEGTRPTVGGDYGAWTPN